DNA sequence from the Entomomonas asaccharolytica genome:
TAATTGGAAAGGTCTACCCAATAATCGTTCAACTAATTCTAAATCATCTGCTAATAGGGCATTACGCACACGGGTGCTACTGATTCTTTGCTCATCTAAATAGACTGTTTTAGCATCTTGCACGGTAAAACCATATTGTTTGCCAGCCTCTTGCAACATGGCAAAATTACCACTACGTTTAGCACCAAAGTGAAAATCATCACCGACTTCAATATGTTTTACATGCAAGCCATCAACCAATATTTTTTTAATAAAATCTTCGGCTGATATTTCTCTAAAGCGTTGATTAAAATGCAAGCATAAAACAATATCAATACCTTGATCTCTTAATAGCTCTAGCTTTTCCCGCACACGGGTTAAACGAATAGGCGCACCTTGTGGATCAAAAAACTCTTTTGGTTGTGGTTCAAAAATAATAGCGCAACTAGGCACGCCCAGCTTTTTAGCACATGCTTTAACATGCTCTAAAATGGCTTGGTGCCCTAAGTGTAGGCCATCAAAATTACCAATGGTAGCCACACAACCTTGTTTAAAATTCTTTAAATCTTGAAGACAGCGAACCAACCGCATAACTGTAAACGCTTTATAGAATAAAAGTTATAAATTATAACGGGAGAACCCCTGACATGCTATAAATTAATTTAGGAAAAACAATCTACCAGTTATTGACTCTATAAAGCTTTATCAACGAGTGGATAATTATTAAACTTTAAAGTTGTGATTCAATAGGCAACCAACTGAGCACCTTAAGAATCATTCGATTAAATATTCCTACTTCTGGATCATGTTTCCATATTCTTTCTGGATCAGCAGTACCATCCAACCAACGTAACTTACCATCTTCCAAAAATAACTCGTAACTGTTATTTTTCTCAACTTTATATTCGTACAGCGCTATTAGCTCTTTCGTTAAAGCTGGATGGACAAATAGCACACCCATTTCTGTATTTAGTCTGGCAGAACGTGGATCAAAATTAAAAGAACCAATAAAACTGGTTTTATGATCAACAATAAATACCTTTGTATGTAAGCTAGCCCCACTAGAACCAAACAAATTTTTATTTACTTTTTGATAAGGCGTGAATTCATATATTTTAATTCCTTCTTCCAAAAGAGGAATTCGATAAGGCGCATAGCCACTATGGACCACCATCACATCTGTTGCAGCCAGTGAATTGGTTACTACACCAACACCAACATCTTGGCTACGCAATTTTTTCAATATTTTCATACCCTCTTCACCAGGTACAAAATAAGGAGAAATTAAAATCAATTGTTCCTTAGCATCTAACCAAAATGGTACTAGAGAATTAACTATCCACTTGTCCTTGCTTAGATCATAAGCTTTTTCAGGAGGGTCTGAATAAACATGCGCGTCATCAGTCCAATAAATTGGTCTTTCATTATTAAAAATTGCTTCTACTGTCGATGATTCTCTTAAGCGTTCTATATAAACATTTTTTATTTTAATGACATCTTCATCAACATCTTTAATATATTGACGCAAACTCGATAACGCCTCTTCTTTAACCTTTATTAATTCCTTCAAAGGAACCGTAGCTATGCTATTCCAAAACTGATCAAAGATAATTTGTGTGTCTTTAACTGCATCACCCAATAACAGAACATCGACATCAAAAAAGTTGGTTTGCTTAGCCGCATCAAAATACTCATCACCAATATTGCGACCACCTACTATGGAAACACGGCCATCAGCTAGCCATATTTTATTATGCATACGTCGATTTAATCTTGATCCTCTATAGACCATTTCAGAGACTTTAAGTAACGTACTCTTGCGACTATAAACAGGATTATATAATCTCACCTCAATATTAGGATGCTGCTCTAAAGTAGCTAATACATTATCTTCAGAAACATTCATATCATCCAATAACAATCGTATCCGTACACCTCTATCAGCAGCCCGTAATAATTCATAACTTAATAAGTTACCCGTTAAGTCATTATTCCAAATATAATATTGTAAATCTAAACTACGACCTGCTTCTTTTGCTGTAATAGCCCTAAGGGTAAATGCATCTAGATTACTATCCAGTAACACCAAACCTGTTTGGTTTGGATGCGCATCAAGCAAAGGATGAAGCGCTTTGTCAATGGTAGTTGTATTGTCTACAGGTAACATATAACTTGCCTTTTTGTCCACGAACGAATTTGAACCACAAGCTAGTAATGATAATAATAAAAATAAATTGCCTAATATGTACGTAATTTTAAGTATTAGCTTATACATGTTTAGTTAGTTATGGTAATCTATTATAGCCTTGTTTAACCCTTCTTTAAGATTTAGTAAAACTTTGTAAATCATTTTATTAGTTCATTACTGAACTAATTCAACTTGCCTTCATCATATATCTGAACTAATTTTTTTTATATTATTCTTTAATGTAATAAATCAATAACTTTTACAGGAAATGTTAAGTTAACATGAACCATAAAAATGCCCTCAATATTATTGTAGTGCTGTTGATTGCTGCTTTTTTCACAGGGCTGTGGGCGATATATAATAGACCTGTTAGTGCGCCTAGCTGGCCACAACAGGTATCTGGCTATTCATTCTCTCCTTTTCATGGGAATCAGGACCCAGCCACAGGAGATTACCCTACAGCAGAAGAAATCAGTAGTGACCTAGCGCTAGTGGCGACACAGACACAAAATATTCGTACCTATTCTGTTAAGGAAACCCTTGGCGCAATCCCACGCTTAGCAGATAACTATGGCTTAAAAGTGACATTAGGGGTTTGGATTAGTAATGATTTAGCAGAAAATCAAAAAGAGCTAGATAAAGCTATTGAAATCGCCAACGAAAATCGTAATGTAATACGTCTGGTGATAGGTAATGAAGCATTATTCCGTGAAGAAGTGACAGTAGATCAAATGATAGATTACTTGGATTATGCGCGCGATAACGTCAAAATCCCTGTTACCACTTCCGAACAATGGCATATTTGGGACAAATATCCTGAATTAGGCAATCATGTTTATTTAATAGCAGCCCATATTCTGCCCTATTGGGAACGTATTCCTGTTAAGCAAGCAATTCCCTTTGTTTTTGAAAAAGTAGCGGTATTAAAAAAAGACTTTCCTAATAAGCCTCTTCTCCTGTCCGAAATAGGTTGGCCTAGCAATGGCAGAATGGAAGGCAAAGCCACTGCTACACAAGCCGATCAGGCTATTTACTTACGTAATCTAATTAATATTTTAAATCAGCAAGGCTATTCTTATTTTATTGTTGAAGCCTTTGATCAGCCATGGAAAATGACCGATGAAGGAGCAGTAGGTGCTTATTGGGGCGTTTATAATTTAGACCGCCAACCTAAATTTGAATTTACAGGGCCTGTGATTGCCATTGCACATTGGAAAATATTGGCAGTTATCTCTGCCATGCTCGCCTTTTTATCTATTTCTATCTTAATGATTGATAGCTCTGCCCTTAAACAAAAAGGTCGTATATTTTTAACCTTTATCGCTTTTGCTTGTGCTTCTACTATTGTCTGGATTGGTTATGACTATACTCAACAATACAGCACTTGGTTCAATCTTATTGTTGGTACTTTATTAGCCTTTGGTGTGCTTGGTATTGCGATTGTGATCCTAACCGAGGCCCATGAGCTAGCAGAAACTGTTTGGACAAAACAACGACGTAGACCTTTCTTACCCATTACAGGAGATAGCACCTATCATCCCAAGGTTTGTATACAAGTACCTTGCTACAATGAACCTCCTGAGATGTTGAAAAAGACCTTAGACGCCTTAGCAAAACTTGATTATCAAAATTATGAAGTGGTTGTTATTGATAATAATACTAAAGATCCAGCCACATGGATGCCAGTAGAAGCTTACTGTAAAGAGTTAGGTTCACGTTTTCATTTCTATCATGTTAGCCCATTGGCTGGTTTTAAGGCAGGTGCTTTAAATTACGCCTTAGAAAAAGTATCGGCTGATGTAGAAATAGTGGCTGTAATTGATGCCGACTATTGTGTTGACCCTAA
Encoded proteins:
- a CDS encoding phospholipase D family protein — its product is MLPVDNTTTIDKALHPLLDAHPNQTGLVLLDSNLDAFTLRAITAKEAGRSLDLQYYIWNNDLTGNLLSYELLRAADRGVRIRLLLDDMNVSEDNVLATLEQHPNIEVRLYNPVYSRKSTLLKVSEMVYRGSRLNRRMHNKIWLADGRVSIVGGRNIGDEYFDAAKQTNFFDVDVLLLGDAVKDTQIIFDQFWNSIATVPLKELIKVKEEALSSLRQYIKDVDEDVIKIKNVYIERLRESSTVEAIFNNERPIYWTDDAHVYSDPPEKAYDLSKDKWIVNSLVPFWLDAKEQLILISPYFVPGEEGMKILKKLRSQDVGVGVVTNSLAATDVMVVHSGYAPYRIPLLEEGIKIYEFTPYQKVNKNLFGSSGASLHTKVFIVDHKTSFIGSFNFDPRSARLNTEMGVLFVHPALTKELIALYEYKVEKNNSYELFLEDGKLRWLDGTADPERIWKHDPEVGIFNRMILKVLSWLPIESQL
- the ribF gene encoding bifunctional riboflavin kinase/FAD synthetase, which gives rise to MRLVRCLQDLKNFKQGCVATIGNFDGLHLGHQAILEHVKACAKKLGVPSCAIIFEPQPKEFFDPQGAPIRLTRVREKLELLRDQGIDIVLCLHFNQRFREISAEDFIKKILVDGLHVKHIEVGDDFHFGAKRSGNFAMLQEAGKQYGFTVQDAKTVYLDEQRISSTRVRNALLADDLELVERLLGRPFQLSGKVIKGQQLARKLGCPTANIQLKRKHAPLRGVFVVSCELEGKVYCGVANIGIRPTVHGDGRSHLEVHLLDYSGDLYNRHLRVTFHHKLRDEKKFNSLDELKAAIDNDVTNARAYWQARGFLNR
- a CDS encoding glycosyltransferase; the protein is MNHKNALNIIVVLLIAAFFTGLWAIYNRPVSAPSWPQQVSGYSFSPFHGNQDPATGDYPTAEEISSDLALVATQTQNIRTYSVKETLGAIPRLADNYGLKVTLGVWISNDLAENQKELDKAIEIANENRNVIRLVIGNEALFREEVTVDQMIDYLDYARDNVKIPVTTSEQWHIWDKYPELGNHVYLIAAHILPYWERIPVKQAIPFVFEKVAVLKKDFPNKPLLLSEIGWPSNGRMEGKATATQADQAIYLRNLINILNQQGYSYFIVEAFDQPWKMTDEGAVGAYWGVYNLDRQPKFEFTGPVIAIAHWKILAVISAMLAFLSISILMIDSSALKQKGRIFLTFIAFACASTIVWIGYDYTQQYSTWFNLIVGTLLAFGVLGIAIVILTEAHELAETVWTKQRRRPFLPITGDSTYHPKVCIQVPCYNEPPEMLKKTLDALAKLDYQNYEVVVIDNNTKDPATWMPVEAYCKELGSRFHFYHVSPLAGFKAGALNYALEKVSADVEIVAVIDADYCVDPNWLKHMIPHFKDPKIAIVQSPQDYYDENDSLFKKLCYAEYKGFFHIGMITRNERDAIIEHGTMTMVRRTVLDELKWADWCITEDAELGLRVFEKGLSAAYCEQSYGKGLMPDTFMDFKKQRFRWAYGAIQIIKHHFKTLVFGKTKDGKRLSKGQRYHFIAGWLPWIADSMNIFFILGSLLWSSAMIIRPQQFDPPLIIFALPPLALFFFKVGKIIFLYKKVIGVNYKDAFFAALTGLSLSHTIAKAVLYGFFTKSIPFFRTPKMRSNHGFLVAFSEAREEVFIMLLLWVAVAGILLTQESLAFDVMLWIITLSVQSLPYLAAMVMAMVSSLKPNKQMMMSAIKTH